The following is a genomic window from Plectropomus leopardus isolate mb chromosome 3, YSFRI_Pleo_2.0, whole genome shotgun sequence.
GCAAGAAGTGCACGAATGGGACATGTGGTGTAACAGCGAGTGGTCAGAAGACTTGAAAAGCGCTATAGAAGTGCAGTCCATGTACTGTTACCACTTTGTGCTATTGAACCAAACCGGATTTTGTGAATCGTTACAACCCTAATGATTGTAGATGCAGAGGTATTGATTaacaatgttgttgttgtcaggCGATGCAGACAGTCAATTTATGGGACAGTAAAAATTGCACTTTAAAATCTTCTGTACCTGTTAAGAGGTGGGAGAAAAGTCAATACAGCATAGTCATTTGTGTGGCAGTGCTGTTTTAAAGTTTACCAATTTTGATTTATATAAATGATTGAtatcacaaatacaaattaagcTTTCGGTAGCCTAGTAGAATGATaaagtcatttgtttttcagtccattagaaacattttgctgcaaaaaaaaccaaaaaaaaaaactgaagtgatgaactttatttataaagctttGTCTTAATAGATAACACAgatatggacattttttcctttggggacatacAGTAATTTACAGTTGAAAGAAGTTAAGGAATCACAATTTATCACAATAATCAgtatatcacaaaacatttgaaatcacAGTACCATGATTAAAGTATCAGggtaatattgtattgtggggcctctggtgattcccacttCTTGTACCTGTCTCTAAGTGGTGTCAGCTCAGAGAGGTGCAGACTGTTGTCAGGCCATGTGTCTCAGGCAGTGCAGCACCTGATTGCCAGATTCATCTTGactctttttctcctccacaCAACTAAATGTGTCTCAgcagtgacagagagacagacagtgtcTCCCCGTTGTCACATCAGCTGCCACTTTGCATCTGGATGGCGGAGGAGATGCCGCAGATTTACTGCAGATTTAAATAGGTCCGGGTCAGCGTTATTTTAGCTTAAacagatgaaaatgtgtttgcattttgttcacTTGGAGTTTTCGCTCGCTAAGATGAAAAGCAGATTTagacatgaataaaaacatgaaatagaaTGAGGGtacaaggggaaaaaagcactGTGGCATAAACAGATTTTATTGTACTTTGGAGACTCGCAGCTCTTtcaacagaaattaaaacaagagtAATAAAAGAGCAGCGCGTAATGGCAAAAGAAAAACGAATAAGACGACTGCTGGGTtttgatgtgcttttttttttccagacgcAGCAGCTGCACCAACACTCTGTATTAAGCTCCGAATCAATCTTAACCTCCTCTGAGTGTACAGTAAGCTGCAGGAATGATTCTGCAGAGGGTTTTGAGATATGTGACCTTGCTTGTCCTTgactagtgtgtgtgtttgcgtgggTGGGGGTCCATGTCTGGCCAGTCGGTGGTTAAGTAAAGGCCGCTAGTTGTCAGAGCACTTTGCCCCTCAACATGCTCCCTCCCTATCTGACCCACCACCACCACGGGTTCCCTCAGCCCCTAGCGAGGAGCGAGCTGCCGGTTGGCCTTGGTTTTTATCTGCTATTATCCGTCAGATGCTGCGCACCTGTGAGCCTGGCTGCCCCTCTGCATGACGAGCGTCTGTGGTCGCTCGTCCAATCCCAGCGGCTCCCTGCTGTCAGCTACAGCAGCAATGAGAAGTTCTATGGCTGCCTCCGTCTCTGTCTGACAGCCACCCTGGAGGAAAGAGTGAGAGAAgcaaagggaggaaaaaaaggggggagaaaTACCATTAAGATGAGCTGTATTCCCGCAGACCAAAGCCTGCCCACCAGCCATGTGCGGCAGCTCACCTGGCTGCCAGATAAGTGGAGATTAGAGGAGAGTAGACGGTGGAAAAGGTATTagaggcatgaaaaaaaaaatctctctgaaACCCGGGGACAGCCTTGATACTTTTAGGATTTCTTGTGTCGCGTGTGACATTTGATGCCGACGCAGAAAGGGCACGGAGACAGACAGTCCATGCTGCTCCTACACAGATGGGGCCATATTAGttcttttgcttgtttgttctCTTTAGTCTGTTGTTCGACTGTATAAATTACAGTTTTGTGAGTTCCCTATCTAGTTAGCAGAGAATAACAGTCTGGTGACAGTGGCAGGATCAATACAGGGACGCAGTTGGAGGTAGAGCGGCCCTAATGAACTGAATTGACTGGTGCTGAAATATGATCAGTATTTCCCTGGTGGTCATTATGTTCCTTATGAAGAAGATCAATGTCTCCTGGGTGGATCACTGAGTATACCCAGCATGATGCCCGGGGCTGCACTGAAACCACTCTAAATACTTAATGAAGGATTTATTCACAttaaggtttgtgtgtgtgctccacGTCCGTCTTTCTTTCTGTGCCTCTCTTTCAGTCAAAGGTCTGTTTTCAGGCCCCGCAGCATTAGTAACTGATGTGCTTTTATGAGACTGTGCTGTTCATTTCATGGGCtatcactttttaaattggtgAATGCCTTCTTCATGGTTGATTAGTAATTCATGCGGAGCTAATTAAGAGGCATAATAAGAGAAAGACTGGTGACGTGCCTCCGACCAAAATAGGAAAACGCTTTTTACCCCGGACTGTAAACAGTCGTGATTGATCGTAGTGGCGCTTCGCCCATAAAAGACGTTTACGCTTCTCTGAATCCGTCATCTTGGAACCAGACACCCATATCTTCATTTTGCTGCGGTGCTTTTGCCTGATCTTAGAGCATCTTTCCAGAAAGTTGCCTTAATGATCCCTCCGTCCTGGCTATCTAATGCCTGGCATCATCATTTTGCTGGGTCTGTTGTCTGTATGCCGCTGCTCAGGCTGGCGCTCAGCCCTGCCAaccatcatcacacacacacctgtaccaGCATCTGTCCGTCCTGCAGATTGGCACAGGTGCTGCCTTTAGATTGACTGTCTACGTGCCGTTAAGTTAATGCACACACCTCGGTGCGCCGCAGACATTTTTCACCTAAATTGCAACACCTCAGCTTGTTCTCCTTCTCCCGCCATATTTGTCTgtcacacatatttacacacacacacacacacacactgatcaaaAGCCCAAAGGGGCGGTTTATTTTatctgtccgtccatctgtccgttTGTCAGTGGGAACTCTTTATGATTCCGGGCGCAACACTGCAATGATGACGTGTGTACCCGCAGTCTAATtccatcatcagcatcattacTGCTATTATCCCGTGTCTCCCTTTAATACAGGCTAATGGATGACCAATAAAGATAGATGAGCCTGGCAGTGTGGAGCTAATAGGCAGGACATGATGTCTGGCTTCTGTCCTGACTCTACCCGATCAACTGCCCCCATAGATAAAACATCGCTAAAATATTATCTGGAGTTATTGCTTCAACTTGAATCAATCACTGCATCTTTAGCTCATTAGTGTGCCAGCAGTTTACAACAAGTCAGGGTGGATTTTGTGTGCTtgagtaacttttttttaagaatagtAGTTTTGCTTCTAATTCTCATTGGTGTGTAGTCAACACACGACAATGGGCACAGCATTTAACTGATATTTAAATTGTTGTAATTTAATACTCTTTCGGATTTGGAAAGGTCATTTTGTACTTAACTGAAAGTGCACCAGCCCCTCTCTAATTACATCCATATAGTCCTCAATataagtgtgtgaatgtgtgtgtatgtgtgagagaaagagagacaaagacagagtgTGTTCCTGTTACATGTTAAATGACTCATGTGAAAAAGGCCTGGGACCCACTGTAATGCGACGGTCAGAGGGATGTCATTCAAGCACATTGATTACAGTTTTAAGAGGgtctatttttgcaaaagttaaagGAAGACTTCACTCATAAAAATGagcatttgtatatcaattagtcATGCCGTGTTACCTTGGATTCATGAAGAAAAGTTTGTtctatttctgcaaaccaccatAACAAAcatattgattgattggggaccaCGTTTAACAGCAAgactgtatcaaaacatctgtttataaaCTCTCACAGTTTTGTAGTgcaatccaagtctcatttatccagtcgtatgctcagtccctctcaaacacatgtatttttactaaaaccttactatttaaaactgaaataaaagtgaaacttcatTGATATCTTCAAAACCAGACTccaaaattaagatttttttttcatgcatgcttgaaaagtactgagcatgcaactggataaatgagacttggttTATACTGCataagttgtgtgagagtttgtaaagtAATGTTTTGATATGGTTATGCTGTCATTAAACATGGTCTCCAATTGATCAAGAAACCAATATGTTCCAATTTTTCCACGGAGGCATGCCAGAAACACACATTGTAAATTCAAGTTATTATGGCATGACTTCTTGATTTACaaattgccctttttttttaggttaagtattcctttaaagcatCTGGACAGATGTGTATATTCTTCTATCGCTCCTTTGTGGAGAgcattttaactttctttttaattgtctAGTATTTACAATTGatgaataatttttaaaaaacccatgACAATGATCCGAAAGTCCTGAATAATGAGCAAATACTGGAGAGGTTTCACATTCCATATTTAGTGTATACAAGCTGTTACCATCAGGCAGTATAGGGTGCCCTCCCTCCGCACCAACAACACTCGCAGATCATTTGTGCCTCTCAGTGTTGCACTGTTTAACAAACTGTGACCAAAAATAACTGAAGCTCTGTATGTGAGGATGCAACACCTTTTAATGTAGAGCAACTGCATGCTGATATGGGGTGAATAGGTCTATAATaatgttgatgtttgtttttagtgctgttgttgttgcagaTGTTAGTATAGttgtttgttgatttatttgagAATTGCTGCATGGCACACAAATTCCTTTAAGAAAccaatatctatctatctatctatctatctacctatctatctatctatctgtgaCTGGACCATGGGCATCTAAATATCTTTACTAAACCAATGACATACTTTATTCTCTTAATGAATGGATATACTGTACAGAGCATtagtgattatttttattgtgtatctacacaagaaaatacaaaagctTTTTGTATGCAACTACTGGCATAGATGCCAAAGCGTCCAATCAGTCTTTCACATCATATATAAATTCGTACACTTCCTATATATTGCACAAAATAGGCGCAAAAAAAGTGTGCTCATTCAAGCACTGTGATCTGGTTGAAGCCAAACAGGAGAGCTCAGGAGTGTGGCGGAGCAACGCAGCATGAAATAATTACAGCAAGGAAAAGGGAGTACATGGGTTAAGTTGTGAGACTTTTGGTGCATGAAAATAGTTCTCACAGAGGCTGACGGGATGTACAGTACTTTATTAAGAATGGCTCAGAAATAACAAGTATTTTTAAGCAGAGCAACTGTACAAGTTACATTTGGCATGAATAGGAATTTGCAATGCAACAGGATTATAGTTAGTTTTGTAAATTGTGTTATTTGGAATTATATGAGGACAAAACAGGCAGTAATTCAATACTGTGGTGAGTTTACAAGAAATGTGCTACATCATTTGGAGTTGTTGTGAAAGTATGCAGAGAAATTACTATATCCAGAGGGATTTTATTGGAAATTACATGGTCGCatcaaaaaatatctgtaaaataaaattaaaaaaatattgaggaGGTCAATTATTATTAGCTcaactataaaaataataatgtttttattattattattgttattgtattttaagggtagacttccATTCTTGGTGAACCTACATGAATGCTAACTCCTGgagaaatttgtttaaattaagaCTGAACTTCTCCCAGCTGCAGGCAGGAATGACATCTCATGTAAGACCTTTGCATGgagtggtgttcccctttaatcACTGGCTACTTCAAAAGACAGAAAGCTCCAGAAAATGAGCAGCCTTATGTTGACAAGCCCAGCCTTGAGGACAGGGGAGCCATTGAACAGTAGCTCAGATTAGCAGTAATCCTCTGTTCAACTTGTTGAGAAGCTGCTCAAATCTCTTATCCATCACTCTCATTCCTGTTTTAGTTTGTGGGACTCTGGCAATGCATTAGATgtaaacaaaattacaacaacaacaaaaaaactctaaTAATgcctttcattaaaaaagagtTGCTTCTGTAAATGTATATgaattttacttctttttttttctttttacatttagtGCCTCTTCAAAGCAGCTGGCAGATGTAACCACTCACTTGTattaaaaacaacctaaaatactGCTCCAGTGactgacataaaaatgtctggCATTTTGTTCTGAGAGTGAtcgctttgtttgtttgtttttaaattctctTGTATACATCTAACAGACTCTGAAACCGGTCATACAGCACAGTGAACAAACATCATTGGAAGGGTGGCATTTGAATCAGGACTAATCATAACTAACTAAATGCCTGAAACTATGAAACGAAATatcagagaaggaaaaaaaaggctccaTATAGTTCTGCATCAGTTACTTTTCAATTACAGCAGCCGAAGCAGAACGAAATTGTTAGTGTCATTTATCGACTGTGGTGCTCTCCATTAGAGTAACAACTGAGAGAAATCCATCCTGTGTTTATAACCACCTAGCTGTCTTACAATAACAAAGAGTTCATTTCTGTCAGCTGGCCTTAAGTCTCTCTGTTGTGATGCAAGGAGCAGATGAGAAGTTTGGCTGCACCAGGAAACACATGAAAGCACGCTGAGACCAATGAAATCTGACCAGGCAGGTAATCATCTTGGTGGCTTTTCTCACTGCAGTTCCCCGAAACAATTCCCTCAGATGACAGAGTCAGAAGTAATGGGTGTCTAAATTGATAAGGGTAATGACCCAGGACGCCAGAAGTTGGAGAGGAATCAACTTCACTAAACTAAAGAGAAATTAGCCAGTATCTATTCTAATGTGAATCCCCTGTGTGCCAGGTGCAAACGTCAAATCGGGTCTCTTAACCACATTTTTTGGGCCTGCTCTCGACTTTGCAAATACTGAGGAGATGTGTTCAAAAGTCTCTGCTGACAGCTTTACTGAGGGTGGTGGCTAAAGAATCTAACCTTCCGAAATctgatttaaatacttttggtTTTGCATCTGTACTTGCAAGACAGTTAATTGTTTTGAAGTGGAGGGATGAGACACTGCCCACCCAGAGATGTAATGCAGTCTTTGCAACTATAGATAGTTAGATCCACTCTTAGAGGATCTACTGACAGCCATTCATCTTGCATGTTAAGACCTGCAAATGACATAACACTATAATTATGTCTAGACTTGAGTACTGCTGCAACAAGTGCAACAGTTTCTACTATACTTTGCATCTCCTTTTTGTtggcttttctgttttatttacttatttatttgttttcttttatgtctGGAGGCGAGGGTGGGATGGGGTTATTTGATCTGTTGTTTAGTTACTTTGGCTGGCATGTTCACAGTTGTGCGTATTGGACTACTAAATGACATGTCTAtctctttttaaagataaaaaccTTCAGAAATAAACtgtccaaaataataataattaaaaaaaacaaaacaaagagaaaaattaCAAAGTCTTAGGCCatcttaaactttgttattttagcaaggttatacaTACTTTTTCTCAGTAGTTTCTTCATTAAATACAATCAGAGCATACAGGaaaaatgtatacagtattaGACATGTAAATATTTCAGAGTAAAACCACAGGCTGAGGTTCCAAGTATTCAGTGTGACTTCCCTTTCCTCTCTTGGGCAGACAGAATGAGACTTTCAATATGaatcttctggtgtatttatatccggacatgtccaaagctcaatattgactGTTGGTGCTCTCTTTTGTTTCGGATGTTTATGATTCAATGTGTCACATGTGTTTTCTTGAGTCTGCAGAAGCCATTTCGCTCTGAATGTTTGCTGTTTAATGCATTGTAGGCCTACAtattctctgtattctttgtatgTATCCTAATAAAgacactgagaaataaatatatatcctCAGtacaactttgctaaaacaacaaatctatggtggcctaagacttttgcacagcactgtaaaaacctttttaatatcataaaaactaTAGGTGGAAGGGgaaagtgtttgaaatgtttatgacgcaaataaatcaaaacagtttatttttcaataCTTCCCTATCTGAGCATCTCAAACTGCAAAGTTAATGCCATGTCTATTACTTATGCCTTGATGATCTACCCTGGTGATGTGGACCAGGCAAGAGTAGCCGAGCGCAGACACCATCCCCAGCCCCCCctatgtgtatattttttttaatactttgtgaGGAAAAACTGTCAACCATATCCAAAGTGCAGGACCAAAGAGAAGTAAATAATGTATGCTTTTGTTAGATTCTTTGAAGACGATATGTGCTACGCGTTACCCGTTTCAAATGTCGAAGATTTCAGACCTCTGCACAAAACAGATTTTGATAATCAGAAGGTGTATCTGGTTCACAGAACTGAAGAGAATGGCAGCGCAGGCCAGCCGTGCGAAGCACAGATCCTTGCCCTTGCAGGTAAGTTGCCCTCTTTAACACatcagcttttctctttttgatgctgtttttctctgtccgACCAAGTAACGTTGATGTGCGCGAAACGTGTCAAGGTGTCAAAGCAGGTCCTTTTGTCCGATCTGTCAGGACGTGATCAGCTGGAATCTGACACTGATAGCCACAACAACGTCCTCGACTGTGGCTAGCTAGATAAGCTAGTTAGATATGCTAAGATAAGTTTGGTAGGTAGTCATACCTTGTCGTCAATGCTTTGCGGATTTTTACACTCTGGCTGTCGTTTTCCAAGAGTTAGCGCTCTTGTTTCGATAGAGGAGTGCTGCTTGTTTCGCTAAATACGTGGCATGCAACGTTAGCCAGTCACAACGGTTGTTTACAACATGTAGCTAACGCCTGCTAGCTTGATGTGTATTCGTTCCGCGTTAGCATGTTAGCGCTGACGCGCTAGTTAGCTGCGTGCAGACGCAGGGCTGTCGCTACATGATAAACACATGTGGCAGCCCGTGGTTGAACCATTATCAGTTTTAAGGGGTTTGTAAATCTAGTTGAGACGGTAGCCCGAGAGCTTTGGTGGGTTGCGGTTAGCTTGTTAGCCTGCTTATCTGTCGGTTTGTGCCACAGAGGGGATGCGGTGCTGCAGTCACCGCCGTGTGTCTGATATTATGGAGACAATGTATAGCAGCCTGTCTGTCAACATGCCAACGTCATGGCTTTATCATGACAGTGCATCATTTCAATAAGCCGAAGTCTgcagtgaaatattttgttttacgtTAGCTCCAGTGTCTGTAATGTTTGCTCACGGTCATTTTCAATGCTCGAGCTTTAACTAGCTACATCACTAATCCCCGAATCTGAGCTGTCTGGGCTGCGAGACCGGTCCGATCAAACTAACACCTTCATGTTAATGTTAAAGCGCCGTATAGACGGGACGATTTGTATCGCAGCCGCCCGTAAAGCTCTTAATTCTCGGCTAAGAGTgctaaaaattagtttgatCTAGCAGAATGGAAAGACAAAACGCCCTCTGCTCGAGCTGGACAAATGGATGAAATTATTCAGCAGGTACTTTTCACGTCTTATGAAAATTCATCTaactttttttggaaactttATGAATCTCCTCCTGCTTCTGTTTCTGCACTTTACAGATACAGTAGAGGAATTTGAAGACAGTATAATGCAAAAGAAGATGAAAATTCCCAAGATGTCCATCAAGAATTCAGGAAACTCTATTGAGAACAGTTTTGGAGAGGAGAGAATGCCACTCAGGCATAAAAAGGTAGGATCACCTAGATTTAGCAGTAGTTGTGTTATTATCTTATTAAATGGGCAGCATTGGGTAATTGACTAGTCCtcacaaactgaaatattttcagtgacGCCAGCATCATGACACATTATCACGCTGCCCCTTGATCATGTGGAAATTATGCTTATTGATAgcacaactgaaaaaaaatattattatgcTATGATTAATTAAAATCAGCCATGTTTGAGGAGTGTAAAGTTTACTTTCAATGatgtaatataacaaaatgAACGAACAAAGTATCCAACATAAAATACTCATTAACAATCTTGTGTCATGTCAGTGAGgatgttaaataattttgctcattgaaaaaaagacactgtaAGTGTGGATGCAGTGTGACTACATGAGTCATGTTGAGGTTGCACAGCAATAGtcttatgtttaaaaatacctATTGATGATACAATGTCACAATTCCATAAACTTGGCCGACACCCAAAATCCCCCACGCTATTTTTACCATATGCTGGATTAACACAAATTCAGCACTCTGGACAGCTGCCCTTTCACAGACAAATCCTCTGAGCGGCTCATCAAAGAACTCAGTGACTCCTCTTCTCCCAGTTCCTGTTGAGATCCGTACAGTCAAAACAAACTGTTTGCAGTCTGCCATGTTACTTTTAGATTGCTGTGTAACTTTTCTACCTGTTAAGCCTTCTAAGTTTGTCACAGTAAGTTCATGTTGTCACCGGTGCAGCAAAGATTTGtgaaattctgtaaaatattttatcttCAAACACCTGACTCATTTTTATCATGTTCATATGCTCAACTTGCAAGTTAATACAATTCTAGTTTATTGTCAATACCCTATTTGTTCCATGAATTGACAGTTGTTATTTTCTTCAGGCTCTGTCTCAAGACCATGGACGCCCCCTTTCCAACTCCTCCAAGAGCCTGGCAGCAGTAGTGGCTCGCCTGGAGAGAAATGCAGCCAGCTCCTGCATGGAGGGCGAAGAGGATCTGGATGAGGACCGGCTGGCCGAGGAGGGAGAGGATGCGGACGACGAAGATGACGATATGGAGGCAGAGCATCAGCAACATCATcaccagcagcaacaacaacatttagAGGTGGACACGGATTGTGTGTCTGGGTTAGCTGCAGCGGTGGTTCCTCGAGTTCTGTATGAGGAGTTGGTTCATAGCTACAGGCAACAggaagaggagatgaggaggctgcagcaggagctggagAGAACCCGCAGGCAGCTGGTGCAGCAGGCCAAGAAGCTGAAGGAATATGGCAGCTTGCTGACAGAAGTCAAAGAACTGAGGGACTTCAACAGGAGGCTGCAAGACGTACTTCTCATGAGACTGGGCAGCGGTGAGAGACCAGGAGGAGCAtgcacaccaacacacaaactACTGCTGTGTATGCCACAGAGTTTATTAGTAACCTTTAACcttcagtcatttaaaaaaatgcccacAACGGTCAAATTGGTTGGCATTGAGAATTAAAACCTTTTATAGTAGTAAAAAAGCAGATCAGAGATTTTATTCTTAGAAAGTCAGTCTTATAAAGTCACATCTGTACAGCCAGAATATGCCCTTCTCAGTGTAGAGAGTGGACTTATTATGAGAGTGACCATCCTAAACAgaagaggttttttttggttcagtCAGGCTAAATAACATGCATTGGCATtccttaaaatgaaatgaaaaacccTCCCCTGTTGAAGTGTGAAATAGGTCTACTAATGCATATGAATAAACCTGTAAGTTATGTCAAGTTTATATAGTATAGCCCAGTTTCACATACTTTATATCAGTATTCCCAGAACAGCAATGTTTCCTCTGCCAGTTTTCAAACTTTCCAAGAAGACTCAGGATATAAGAATAAAAGTAGAAATCTTTGGGGAAGGAAATTTAAAGGCAGATCCACAGCTGGGGGTGGAATATAAGCAGTTGGTGGGAAAGTGGaggtataaaacaaaaaaacccaccatcAGTTAAGTGTTATGATTTATAGACACGCTAATGTAACAATGGGATTATAATCCAGCAGTAGGATTTTAATAGATTCATTCCTAAAGTAATACATCAGATGGAGGAAGTTGAATAAAAGGCACTGTGAATGTGATTAAAAGTGGTGTCATTGCAGCGTGCAGCAGTGAACACACTCAGGCTTTGCCAGATGCTGGTGTTTTTAACCTCAGTTTGCCTGTAGATTGGGACAGAGGCGCCTGGCTACTGGCTACTGGCGGGACCATCTAAT
Proteins encoded in this region:
- the bend5 gene encoding BEN domain-containing protein 5, producing the protein MYAFVRFFEDDMCYALPVSNVEDFRPLHKTDFDNQKVYLVHRTEENGSAGQPCEAQILALADTVEEFEDSIMQKKMKIPKMSIKNSGNSIENSFGEERMPLRHKKALSQDHGRPLSNSSKSLAAVVARLERNAASSCMEGEEDLDEDRLAEEGEDADDEDDDMEAEHQQHHHQQQQQHLEVDTDCVSGLAAAVVPRVLYEELVHSYRQQEEEMRRLQQELERTRRQLVQQAKKLKEYGSLLTEVKELRDFNRRLQDVLLMRLGSEPMHDNGTQTIKAEVVEPIVEPQETCREEANTSSSYSPSPRTVYTCNDGKVHLGGGIWVEEEKWHQLQRTQGDSKFTKNLAVMIWGTETLKNRSVTGVATKKKKDALPKPPLSPSKLKIVRECLYDRVSQETADSAEITQRLSKVNKYICEKIMDINKSIKNEERRESKLLIRQTVKMENFTYDGM